A genome region from Coleofasciculaceae cyanobacterium includes the following:
- a CDS encoding GTPase, whose translation MSKFTWMNGWKNRASANIDAATRRLQKLFPIDHVTKKAVGWLSVSDERVAEILTTVREKLPTTEALLIGKPQAGKSSIVRGLTGVSAEIVGQGFRPHTQNTERYAYPSEELPLLIFTDTVGLGDINQNTQKIIAELESELKQQTQRARILILTVKISDFATDTLRQIAKELQQNHSEVPCLLAVTCLHEVYPSNVTNHPEYPPDYEVVNRAFEAIKQDFEGLCGRAILIDFTLEEDGYDPTFFGLERLTEALAELLPEAESRTIYQLLDNNAGEELGNLYRDTARRYLVAFSTMAATLAAVPLPFATMPVLTALQISLVGLLGKLYGQTLSPSQAGGIASAIAGGFFAQAIGRELIKFIPGFGSVIAASWAAAYTWSLGEGACVYFGDLMGGKKPDPNKIQSVMKESFVSAKKQFKNVRQ comes from the coding sequence ATGAGCAAATTTACCTGGATGAATGGCTGGAAAAATCGAGCATCAGCAAATATAGATGCTGCAACAAGACGTTTACAAAAATTATTTCCTATCGATCATGTGACCAAAAAAGCTGTTGGCTGGCTAAGCGTCAGTGATGAAAGAGTAGCTGAAATATTAACTACCGTCAGAGAAAAGCTACCAACAACCGAAGCCTTATTAATTGGTAAACCACAGGCAGGTAAAAGTTCGATTGTTCGTGGTTTAACTGGAGTTTCTGCTGAAATAGTGGGACAGGGCTTTCGTCCCCATACTCAAAACACCGAAAGGTATGCTTATCCTTCAGAAGAACTACCGCTCCTTATATTTACAGACACGGTAGGACTAGGAGACATAAATCAAAATACTCAAAAGATTATCGCAGAATTAGAGTCTGAATTAAAGCAACAAACTCAACGTGCCAGAATTTTAATTCTCACCGTCAAAATTAGCGACTTCGCTACCGATACTCTACGGCAGATAGCTAAAGAATTACAACAGAATCATTCAGAGGTTCCTTGTCTGTTGGCAGTTACTTGTCTCCACGAAGTCTATCCCTCAAACGTAACGAATCATCCAGAATATCCACCTGATTATGAAGTAGTCAACCGCGCTTTTGAAGCAATCAAACAAGACTTTGAAGGACTATGCGGTCGCGCTATTCTAATTGATTTTACTTTAGAAGAAGATGGTTATGATCCTACCTTTTTTGGCTTAGAAAGATTAACAGAAGCTTTAGCGGAATTACTTCCCGAAGCCGAATCACGAACCATTTATCAGCTACTCGATAACAATGCTGGCGAAGAATTGGGCAATCTTTATCGTGATACTGCCCGACGTTATTTAGTAGCTTTCTCAACTATGGCTGCAACCTTAGCTGCTGTTCCGTTACCCTTTGCTACTATGCCTGTTTTAACAGCTTTGCAAATCTCGTTAGTCGGATTGTTAGGGAAACTGTACGGACAAACTTTGTCTCCTTCTCAAGCTGGTGGAATAGCAAGCGCGATCGCTGGTGGTTTTTTTGCTCAAGCGATCGGTAGGGAACTAATCAAGTTCATTCCTGGTTTTGGTAGCGTTATCGCAGCATCATGGGCAGCAGCTTATACTTGGTCACTGGGAGAAGGAGCTTGCGTCTATTTTGGCGATTTGATGGGAGGCAAAAAACCTGACCCCAATAAAATACAGTCCGTAATGAAAGAATCTTTCGTCTCCGCTAAAAAACAATTTAAAAATGTTCGGCAGTAG